DNA from Pontibacter deserti:
GCAAGGGCACAAGCGAAGCCTTCGTTTATACTTAAAACAGAACATAGCTTTGGAAGATAAACCAAAAAATACAGGCAAGGTATTCGATGCAGATGTGCTGAAGCGGCTCTTTGAGTTCGTGAAGCCCTACGTGCGTATTTTCTACTTCATTATTTTCCTGACTTTTGCCTCGGCTATACTTGCCGCTGTCCGACCATTCCTGATACAGTATACCGTAGACAACGAAATTCTGCAGAACGACTGGCAGGGCCTGAACAAGATGTTCGTGATACTGGGTGTGCTGCTGGTAGTGCATGCTATAGTTCAATATTTACATACTTACTTTGCCGGCTGGCTGGGGCAGCACGTGGTTCGCGACATCCGGGTTAAACTATACCGCCACATCCTGGACCTCCGCCTGAAGTTTTTTGACCGCACACCAATCGGTACGCTGGTTACCCGAAACGTATCGGATGTGGAAACGCTTTCGGATGTGTTCAGCGAAGGTTTGGCCGCCATGATCGGCGATATCCTGCAGCTGGTATTTATACTTGGCTTCATGTTCTACATCGATTGGGAACTGGCGCTGGTCAGCCTTTCTACCTTCCCAATCATGCTCATCAGTACCTACATCTTTAAAGAGAGGATAAAGGACACGTTCCAGGAAGTACGTACAGCTGTGGCGCGCCTAAATTCTTTTGTGCAGGAGCATATAACCGGCATGAGCATCGTGCAGATCTTCAACAACGAGAAGCGCGAAATGGACAAGTTCCGGGAGATAAACAAAGAACATACCCGCGCCAACATCCGGTCTGTTTTATACTATAGTGTTTACTTTCCGGTAGCAGAGATCATTGGTGCGGCTGGCTTGGGGTTGCTGGTTTGGTATGGTGCACATGGTGTTATTGATGATGATACTTCGCTGGGTACGCTGATGGCGTTTATACTTTACATCCAGATGTTTTTCCGGCCGATACGCATGATAGCTGACCGCTTTAACACACTACAGTTGGGGGTGGTAAGTACCGAGCGTTTGATGCGCCTTTTAGATAGCAAAGAAATGATAGCCGACAACGGCAACTATGCGCCGGAAAGAATAAAGGGCAATGTGAAGTTTGAGAATGTGTGGTTTGCTTATAACGAAGAAGAATGGGTGCTGCGCGATATCTCGTTCAATGTAAAAGCCGGCGAAACCGTAGCATTTGTTGGTGCAACCGGAGCCGGTAAAACATCTATCATCAATCTGCTCAACCGTTTCTACGAGATCAACAAAGGCCATATTATTATTGACGGACACGATGTAAAAGAATATGACCTGAGCGTGCTGCGCCACCACATTGGGGTAGTGCTACAGGATGTATTTTTATTCTCCGGAAGTATAGCCGACAATATTAGCCTGGGCAACAAAGCCATTACGGAAGAACAGATGTGGCGCGCCGCCGACTTAGTGGGTGCCCGTAAATTCATAGAACGACTGCCCGGTGGACTGCATTACCAGGTAATGGAGCGCGGAGCCACCTTATCCGTAGGTCAGCGCCAGCTTATCTCATTTGTGCGGGCCATGGTGTATAACCCGGAGATCATTATTTTAGACGAGGCCACCTCCAGCGTTGATTCCGAAACCGAAGAACTGATACAGTACGCCATCGAGCAGCTGATGCAGGGGCGTACCTCTATAGTTATTGCCCACCGCCTGAGCACTATTCAGAAAGCAGATAAAATTATAGTGCTGGATAGGGGCGAGATAAAAGAAGTGGGCAACCACGAAGAGCTGCTGCGGCACAACGGCTATTATGCCCAACTGTACCAGATGCAGTATAAGAACATGATCAATATATGAGCAAGAAATTTGTAGTGGCTATGGCCATTATTGTAGCTATTGGCGTGGGTATTTATGCCTACCTTGGCGGCTTTAGCACCCCGACCGTAACTGTAACTACATCTGAGCCACTTATACTTGCAGGTCAACCATTTACAGGTACTGTAAAAGACGAAGCTTTTGGCAATGCCTTCCGACGTGCTGCCCAACTCCGAGATACTAAAGAGCTGGAAGGTTTACTAGGGAACGTGTATTATAACAACCCTGAGAGCAAAAGTGATTCTATAAAAGCTTTCATTGGTATAGTTATCCAGGATTCGACAGCCAGGTTGCCGGAAGGATATGAGTTGCTGCATGTGCCGGGAGGCAGAAAAGTAGTACGTGGCGAAGTAGAAGCACATTATATGGTTGGGCCGGGCAAGCTATATTCTTCTTTATTTGATTACGCCGAAGAAGAGAAACTGAAGCTGGAAAGCTTTTACGTAGAATGGTTTCCGTCGGACCGCAAAGGCGTGGTAGAAGTGCCGGTAAAGCAATAGCCTTCAGCTTGTAAGTATAGAATTAAACCTTATATTTGATAAGGTCGCAACCACTACGATAGCAGAACACATTGGGCAAAAAAGCAGAAGCAAAACGGGAGCTGATTCTGGAAGCAGCAAAAAACGTATTCGGGAAGTTGGGCTACAGCAAAGCCACCCTCGATGATATTGCTCATGCTATTGGCCTTAAAAAACCAACCTTATATTATTACTACAAAAGCAAGGAAGTATTGTTTATAGAAGCTTTCTCGCAGGAATGGAAAGACAGCCTTTACCGTATCCGCAAGATCGCTGAGCAGGAACCTGATCCACACAAGCAACTGCTGTTATACATCCAGTCATCATTGCGTTACTACCAGGAGATCGTAACACAGCATACCATATCCATTAAGGTGCTGATAGAAACGCGCAGCCTTTTTCAAAAGCTTTTTGCAGAATCCAGGGCAAAGGAAACAAATTACTATGCTACTGTTATAAAAGAAGGAATAGAAAAAGGCGTGTTTATACCTTGCGAAGCCGAGCGTGTAGGCTACTCCATGATGGTGGTAAAAGACCTGATACAGTTCGATGAGTTTGAAAGATCCTATTACCAGCAGCTGCCAAGTATAAACTTCCAGAAAATAGAACAGGACGTACTATTTACCATTTCGCTTATCCTGAACGGTATCAGCAGTAAGCAGGCAGAGCGCCAACAGTAGCAGCCTATTCAGATGCTTTCGTTTTAAGCTCATTTAGTTTGGCCATAAGAGCGTCTACATCGGCATGGTGACCTTTGGCAACTTCAGCGGCGTCCAGCTCGATCAGCATGTTCTTCATCTGTTGCAGGTAAGCAGCTTTGTCTTTCTTCAGGCAGTTTTTCGGGTGGTCGTGGCAATTGCCATTTTCGTCCTTCGGCTTAAACATGCTGCCTTCGCCATAAATCAGCCACTGTGGGTTCAAATCGGGGAAGTGCTTTACAATGGTTACCAGCTCATCCAGCACAATGTTGCAGCCGTTTAAGATGTTGTTCAGCGTTGTTTCATCGCTGCCTGTCATTGCTTTCAGATCTTCCATCTCCAACTCGTTCAGGTGCGTGTAAAATCTGAATCTCTTCCCGATTTGCTGTAAGTCAATAGCCATATATAGAGCGTTTTATAGTTTCATAGAATAACCTATACGTAACTATAACAGAATCTGCTCTAAAAAATTCCTGCAATCTGCTCTAATTATAGTTATACAACTCTAGGGTATTGGGTTAATCGTCAGATTCTCAATTGCTTGTATGCTTTGTTATGGTCTCTGCTTATGGCTTAAGTATAGGCTCAGATCTAAGTATATTTAGTTAAATAAAGTATAGCCTTTACTCCAGTTCTTCGGTCTGCAGCTGGCGCTCATACAGCTCTTTATACAAACCTTTTTGCCTGATCAGCTCATCGTGCGTACCATGTTGCACAATCTCCCCATCATCCAACACCAGAATTCTATCCGCTAGTTTTACCGACGAAACCCTGTGCGAAATGATAATGGATGTACGGTTAGCCATAATGCGGCGCAGGCTGTTAAGTATAGCGTTCTCTGTTTTGGTATCTACCGCCGATAGCGAATCATCCAGAATAAGTATACTTGGCTCCCGCACCAGCGCACGGGCTATAGACACACGCTGTTTCTGCCCGCCCGATAAGGTAATGCCGCGTTCGCCCAGCTTTGTCTCAAACTGCTCCGGAAAGCGAATTATGTTCTCATACACGTCGGCATCTTTAGCGGCCTGTACCATCTGCTCCTCGGTTATACCTGGCAGGCCAAAGCCAATGTTGTTGCGGATAGAATCTGAGAACAGGAACACATCCTGTGGTACATACCCGATCTGGCTGCGCAGGCTTTCCAGGTTATAGTCGCGTACATCCACACCGTCTATCAGAATGCGGCCACCGGTTACATCATACATGCGCGGCAGCAGGGTAGCCACTGTACTTTTACCGGAACCGGTGTTGCCAATAATGGCCAGTGTTTCGCCGTGTTTAATATTGAAGGATACATTCTTCAATGCATGAATATTGGTGTCCGGGTAAACAAAATCTACATGCTCGAAACGGATGTCGCCGATGATCTCTTTGCTGATATTTTTACGGGAAACAATGTCGGTTTTGGTATGCAGAAACTCGTTAATACGCGCCTGTGATGCTGCTGCCCGTTGCACTAAGCTTGCCGTCCAGCCCAGTGAGGTTACTGGCCAGGTCAACATGTTTACGTAGATGATAAATTCGGCAATGTTACCTGTGGTTATAGTTCCGTTTATTACTTCCTGTCCGCCAATGTAAATGGTAATAATTGTGCTCAGGCCAACCAGGAAAAGTATAAGCGGGAAGAACAGCGAGTTTACAAAGTTCAGGTCCAGCGATTTGTCTTTGTACACATTGCTGGCCGTGGTAAAATTGGCATGAGAGTCATCCTCCCGCACAAATGATTTTAGTACCCTGATTCCTGAAAAAGCTTCCTGCACAAATGTGGTGATGCCCGAAAGGCTTTTCTGTATCTCATCAGATTTACGCTCGATAATGTTGTTTACATAGTAAATGCTGATAGCAAGTATAGGCAATGGTATTAAAGTATACATGGTCAGCTTCACGTTTACCGACAGCATATAAGGTATAACCATTACAAAAAGCACCACCAGGTTCAGGCCATACATAATAGCCGGGCCCAGGTACATGCGCACGCGGCTCACATCTTCTGATATGCGCGACATCAGGTCGCCGGTGTTGTTCCGGCGGTAAAAGCTAAGCGGCAGGCTCTGGTAGTGTTCGTAAATTTCGTTCTTCAGGTCATTCTCTATCAGGCGGCTCATTACAATTATAGTTTGCCGCATAAAAAACAGGAACACCCCCCGAAGCAAAGCCATCACCAGTATAACCACACCATAAACCAAAATACTTTTGGCGAAAATATCATATACCATGCCCTGCTGCTCCATTCCTTCGTAAAGGTTATGCAGGTTAATACCTTCTTTAATCAGGTTAAAAGCGTAGCGTACAACCTGGGCGGGCAGTATCTGGAAAAAGTTGGAAATAATGATAAAAACCAAACCCCACAAGAGGCGGAATTTATACTTGAGCAGGTATTTATTTAAATAGCGTAACGATTTCACAGTAAGTTATTAAAGCCTAAGAGCTTTTACGATGAGTTGCAAAGTACAAATTGAATTAATCAAAAAAAGAATTAATTTTGCAGCGCGAAAAGGGGGTGAATACTGCGTTCTTCAGCACAAAGATAGAATAACACTAAACCAATTTCATAAATGGTCGAAATTAAAGAAGTAGAACTGAAGAAAGATACATCATCTATCTTTGGTCAGATTTCAGAATACAATCACGAGAAAGTTGTTTTCTGCCATGACCACGATACTGGCCTGAAGGCTATCATCGGTATCCACAACACGGTACTTGGCCCGGCTCTGGGTGGTACGCGTATGTGGTCGTATGCTTCTGATGCAGAAGCGCTTGATGATGTGCTGCGCCTGTCTAGAGGTATGACTTACAAGGCAGCTATCTCTGGTCTTAACCTGGGTGGTGGTAAAGCAGTAATCATTGGCGATGCCAAAAAAGATAAATCTGAAGCGTTAATGCGCCGTTATGGCCGTTTTGTTAAGAACCTGAACGGTGCTTACATTACTGCTGAAGACGTAGGAACTACTACGAAAGATATGGAGTACATCAAGATGGAAACAGATCACGTAGCTGGTTTGCCTGAGTCTATGGGCGGTAGCGGCGACCCATCTCCTGTAACTGCTTACGGTACTTATATGGGTATGAAAGCAGCTGCTAAAAAAGCATTCGGTTCTG
Protein-coding regions in this window:
- a CDS encoding ABC transporter ATP-binding protein, whose product is MEDKPKNTGKVFDADVLKRLFEFVKPYVRIFYFIIFLTFASAILAAVRPFLIQYTVDNEILQNDWQGLNKMFVILGVLLVVHAIVQYLHTYFAGWLGQHVVRDIRVKLYRHILDLRLKFFDRTPIGTLVTRNVSDVETLSDVFSEGLAAMIGDILQLVFILGFMFYIDWELALVSLSTFPIMLISTYIFKERIKDTFQEVRTAVARLNSFVQEHITGMSIVQIFNNEKREMDKFREINKEHTRANIRSVLYYSVYFPVAEIIGAAGLGLLVWYGAHGVIDDDTSLGTLMAFILYIQMFFRPIRMIADRFNTLQLGVVSTERLMRLLDSKEMIADNGNYAPERIKGNVKFENVWFAYNEEEWVLRDISFNVKAGETVAFVGATGAGKTSIINLLNRFYEINKGHIIIDGHDVKEYDLSVLRHHIGVVLQDVFLFSGSIADNISLGNKAITEEQMWRAADLVGARKFIERLPGGLHYQVMERGATLSVGQRQLISFVRAMVYNPEIIILDEATSSVDSETEELIQYAIEQLMQGRTSIVIAHRLSTIQKADKIIVLDRGEIKEVGNHEELLRHNGYYAQLYQMQYKNMINI
- a CDS encoding GyrI-like domain-containing protein; the encoded protein is MSKKFVVAMAIIVAIGVGIYAYLGGFSTPTVTVTTSEPLILAGQPFTGTVKDEAFGNAFRRAAQLRDTKELEGLLGNVYYNNPESKSDSIKAFIGIVIQDSTARLPEGYELLHVPGGRKVVRGEVEAHYMVGPGKLYSSLFDYAEEEKLKLESFYVEWFPSDRKGVVEVPVKQ
- a CDS encoding TetR/AcrR family transcriptional regulator, translated to MGKKAEAKRELILEAAKNVFGKLGYSKATLDDIAHAIGLKKPTLYYYYKSKEVLFIEAFSQEWKDSLYRIRKIAEQEPDPHKQLLLYIQSSLRYYQEIVTQHTISIKVLIETRSLFQKLFAESRAKETNYYATVIKEGIEKGVFIPCEAERVGYSMMVVKDLIQFDEFERSYYQQLPSINFQKIEQDVLFTISLILNGISSKQAERQQ
- a CDS encoding ABC transporter ATP-binding protein, translating into MKSLRYLNKYLLKYKFRLLWGLVFIIISNFFQILPAQVVRYAFNLIKEGINLHNLYEGMEQQGMVYDIFAKSILVYGVVILVMALLRGVFLFFMRQTIIVMSRLIENDLKNEIYEHYQSLPLSFYRRNNTGDLMSRISEDVSRVRMYLGPAIMYGLNLVVLFVMVIPYMLSVNVKLTMYTLIPLPILAISIYYVNNIIERKSDEIQKSLSGITTFVQEAFSGIRVLKSFVREDDSHANFTTASNVYKDKSLDLNFVNSLFFPLILFLVGLSTIITIYIGGQEVINGTITTGNIAEFIIYVNMLTWPVTSLGWTASLVQRAAASQARINEFLHTKTDIVSRKNISKEIIGDIRFEHVDFVYPDTNIHALKNVSFNIKHGETLAIIGNTGSGKSTVATLLPRMYDVTGGRILIDGVDVRDYNLESLRSQIGYVPQDVFLFSDSIRNNIGFGLPGITEEQMVQAAKDADVYENIIRFPEQFETKLGERGITLSGGQKQRVSIARALVREPSILILDDSLSAVDTKTENAILNSLRRIMANRTSIIISHRVSSVKLADRILVLDDGEIVQHGTHDELIRQKGLYKELYERQLQTEELE